A region from the Azospirillum thiophilum genome encodes:
- a CDS encoding acetyl-CoA C-acyltransferase, translating into MTDSIVIAAAARTPMGGFQGDLMGLTGPQLGAAAIRAALERAGLAGDAVDEVFMGNVLSAGLGQAPARQAALGAGLPKGVGCTTISKVCGSGMRAVMFAHDVIKAGSAKVVVAGGMESMSNAPYLLDRARGGYRMGHGKVLDHMFFDGLEDAYDKGRLMGTFAEECAGSYGFTREAQDAFAIESLNRARKAVEDGSFAAEIAAVTVKGRKGDTLVERDEQPLKADPAKIPTLKPAFAKDGTVTAANASSISDGGAALVVTTRSEAEKRGLRVVAEIKGHANHAQAPALFTTAPVGAMQKLFEKVGWSARDVDLFEINEAFAVVTMAAMRDLDLPHDKVNVHGGACALGHPIGASGARLIVTLLAALETYDLKRGVASLCIGGGEATAIAVERV; encoded by the coding sequence ATGACCGACAGCATCGTCATCGCCGCCGCCGCCCGCACGCCGATGGGCGGCTTCCAGGGCGACCTCATGGGCCTGACCGGCCCGCAGCTGGGCGCCGCCGCCATCCGGGCGGCGCTGGAGCGCGCCGGCTTGGCCGGAGACGCGGTGGACGAGGTGTTCATGGGCAACGTGCTGTCGGCCGGGCTGGGCCAGGCCCCGGCGCGGCAGGCGGCACTCGGCGCCGGGCTGCCGAAGGGCGTCGGCTGCACCACCATCTCCAAGGTCTGCGGCTCGGGCATGCGGGCGGTGATGTTCGCCCATGACGTCATCAAGGCCGGTTCGGCCAAGGTCGTGGTGGCCGGCGGCATGGAGAGCATGTCGAACGCCCCCTACCTGCTCGACCGCGCCCGCGGCGGCTACCGCATGGGCCACGGCAAGGTGCTGGACCACATGTTCTTCGACGGGCTGGAGGACGCCTACGACAAGGGCCGCCTGATGGGCACCTTCGCCGAAGAATGCGCCGGCAGCTACGGCTTCACCCGCGAGGCGCAGGACGCCTTCGCCATCGAGAGCCTGAACCGTGCCCGCAAGGCGGTGGAGGACGGCTCCTTCGCAGCGGAGATCGCGGCCGTCACCGTGAAGGGCCGCAAGGGCGACACGCTGGTCGAGCGGGACGAGCAGCCGCTGAAGGCCGACCCTGCCAAGATCCCGACGCTGAAGCCGGCCTTTGCCAAGGACGGCACGGTGACGGCGGCCAATGCGTCGTCGATTTCGGACGGCGGCGCGGCGCTGGTCGTCACCACCCGCAGCGAGGCGGAAAAGCGCGGCCTGCGTGTGGTCGCCGAGATCAAGGGCCATGCCAACCACGCCCAGGCTCCGGCGCTGTTCACGACCGCGCCGGTCGGTGCGATGCAGAAGCTGTTCGAGAAGGTGGGCTGGTCGGCCCGCGACGTCGACCTGTTCGAGATCAACGAGGCCTTTGCGGTCGTCACCATGGCGGCGATGCGCGACCTCGACCTGCCGCACGACAAGGTGAACGTCCATGGCGGCGCCTGCGCGCTCGGCCACCCCATCGGCGCGTCGGGTGCCCGGCTGATCGTGACGCTGCTGGCGGCGCTGGAGACGTACGACCTGAAGCGCGGCGTGGCCAGCCTGTGCATCGGCGGCGGCGAGGCGACGGCGATCGCGGTGGAGCGGGTGTAA
- a CDS encoding type II toxin-antitoxin system PemK/MazF family toxin: MPTFEPWDIVKVPFPYTDRPVRQRRPALVIAAGDLLTHHNLIWVLMITSAENRGWPTDVVVSDLAVAGLPAPSVVRTAKVAVIDCRDAERLGTLSNADRAAVAAHLASHLAATMHAPPGA, encoded by the coding sequence ATGCCGACCTTTGAGCCCTGGGACATCGTCAAGGTCCCGTTTCCCTACACCGACAGGCCGGTGCGCCAGCGGCGGCCGGCACTGGTCATCGCGGCCGGCGACCTGCTGACGCACCACAACCTCATCTGGGTCCTGATGATCACCAGTGCCGAAAACCGCGGCTGGCCGACCGATGTCGTCGTCAGCGATCTTGCCGTCGCCGGGTTGCCGGCCCCGTCCGTGGTCCGCACCGCCAAAGTGGCCGTCATCGACTGCCGCGACGCGGAGCGCCTCGGAACGCTGTCGAATGCCGACCGTGCCGCCGTGGCGGCTCACCTCGCCAGCCACCTGGCCGCCACCATGCACGCCCCACCGGGTGCATGA
- a CDS encoding hydroxymethylglutaryl-CoA lyase, with protein sequence MQLPKFVRMVEVGPRDGLQNEKTMVPTAVKVELVDRLSDAGLTVVEAASFVSPKWVPQMGDSAEVLAGIARKPGVRYAALTPNLKGLEGALAARADEVAVFGAASESFSRKNINCSIAESLDRFAPVMERAKAEGVPVRGYVSCVLGCPYEGEISPGAVAEVAERLYAMGCYEISLGDTIGTGTPTRAQLMIAAVADRVPVERIAVHFHDTYGQALANILAALQMGVAVVDSSVAGLGGCPYAKGASGNVASEDVLYMLDGLGIETGVDLDRLIAAGAFISDAIGRPTASKVARARGCA encoded by the coding sequence ATGCAGTTGCCCAAATTCGTCCGCATGGTGGAGGTCGGGCCGCGCGACGGCCTCCAGAACGAAAAGACCATGGTGCCGACCGCGGTGAAGGTGGAACTGGTCGACCGGCTGTCCGACGCCGGGCTGACGGTCGTCGAGGCGGCCAGCTTCGTCTCGCCCAAATGGGTGCCGCAGATGGGCGACAGCGCCGAGGTGCTGGCCGGCATCGCCCGCAAGCCCGGAGTGCGCTATGCCGCTCTGACCCCCAACCTGAAGGGGCTGGAGGGCGCGCTGGCGGCCAGGGCCGACGAGGTGGCGGTGTTCGGCGCCGCGTCGGAGAGCTTCAGCCGGAAGAACATCAACTGCTCCATCGCCGAGAGCCTGGACCGCTTCGCGCCCGTCATGGAGCGGGCCAAGGCCGAAGGCGTGCCGGTGCGGGGATATGTCTCCTGCGTGCTCGGCTGCCCCTACGAGGGCGAGATTTCGCCGGGTGCGGTGGCCGAGGTGGCCGAGCGGCTGTACGCCATGGGCTGCTACGAGATCTCGCTCGGCGACACCATCGGCACCGGCACCCCGACCAGGGCGCAACTGATGATCGCCGCGGTCGCCGACCGGGTGCCGGTGGAGAGGATCGCCGTCCATTTCCACGACACCTACGGGCAGGCACTGGCCAACATCCTGGCGGCGTTGCAGATGGGCGTGGCGGTGGTCGACAGCTCCGTCGCCGGTCTTGGCGGCTGCCCCTATGCCAAGGGGGCGTCCGGCAACGTGGCGAGCGAGGATGTGCTGTACATGCTGGACGGCCTCGGCATCGAGACCGGGGTCGATCTGGACAGGCTGATCGCGGCCGGGGCGTTCATCAGTGACGCCATTGGCCGCCCGACCGCATCGAAGGTGGCCCGCGCTCGTGGTTGTGCGTGA
- a CDS encoding carboxyl transferase domain-containing protein: MTVLKSALNARSAEFQANADAMQVLVDDLRRKVAAIQQGGGAKARDKHLARGKLLPRERIRQLLDVGSPFLELSQLAADGVYADDIPSAGIIAGIGSVAGQECMIVANDATVKGGTYYPLTVKKHLRAQEIAQQNNLPCIYLVDSGGANLPNQDEVFPDRDHFGRIFYNQANMSADGIPQIAVVMGSCTAGGAYVPAMSDEAIIVRNQGTIFLGGPPLVKAATGEVVSAEDLGGADVHSRTSGVTDHYAMNDAHALAMARRVVSNLNRAKHIDLDLREPEDPAFDPRELYGVIPSDARKPFDVREVIARVVDGSRFDEFKPLYGTTLVTGFAHIFGYPVGIIANNGILFSESALKGAHFVELCCQRRIPLVFLQNITGFMVGRKYEAGGIAKDGAKLVTAVACARVPKFTVIIGGSYGAGNYGMCGRAYSPRFLWMWPNARISVMGGEQAAGVLAQVKRDAMEAQGKPWSAEDDEALKAPIRAQFERESHAYYASARLWDDGIIDPADTRMVLGLGLSASLNAPVPKTPFGVFRM, encoded by the coding sequence ATGACCGTCCTGAAGAGCGCCCTCAACGCGCGCTCCGCCGAGTTCCAGGCCAACGCCGACGCCATGCAGGTCCTGGTCGACGATCTGCGCCGGAAGGTCGCCGCCATCCAGCAGGGCGGCGGGGCCAAGGCACGAGACAAGCACCTTGCCCGCGGCAAGCTGCTGCCGCGCGAGCGCATCCGCCAGCTGCTCGACGTCGGCTCGCCCTTCCTGGAGCTGTCGCAGCTGGCCGCCGACGGCGTCTATGCCGACGACATCCCGTCGGCCGGCATCATCGCCGGCATCGGCAGCGTCGCCGGGCAGGAGTGCATGATTGTCGCCAACGACGCGACGGTGAAGGGCGGCACCTACTACCCGCTGACGGTCAAGAAGCATTTGCGGGCGCAGGAGATCGCCCAGCAGAACAACCTGCCCTGCATTTACTTGGTGGACAGCGGCGGTGCCAACCTGCCGAACCAGGACGAGGTCTTCCCCGACCGCGACCATTTCGGCCGCATCTTCTACAACCAGGCCAACATGTCGGCCGACGGCATCCCGCAGATCGCGGTGGTGATGGGAAGCTGCACCGCCGGCGGCGCCTATGTCCCGGCGATGTCGGACGAGGCGATCATCGTCCGCAACCAGGGCACCATCTTCCTGGGCGGCCCGCCGCTGGTGAAGGCGGCGACCGGCGAGGTGGTGTCGGCCGAGGATCTGGGCGGCGCCGACGTGCATTCCCGCACCTCGGGCGTCACCGACCATTACGCGATGAACGACGCGCACGCGCTCGCGATGGCGCGCCGCGTGGTGTCGAACCTGAACCGCGCCAAGCACATCGACCTGGATCTCCGCGAGCCGGAGGATCCCGCCTTCGACCCGCGCGAGCTCTACGGCGTCATCCCCAGCGACGCCCGCAAGCCCTTCGACGTGCGCGAGGTGATCGCGCGGGTGGTCGACGGCTCCCGCTTCGACGAGTTCAAGCCGCTCTACGGCACGACGCTGGTGACGGGCTTCGCCCACATCTTCGGCTATCCGGTCGGCATCATCGCAAACAACGGCATCCTGTTCAGCGAATCCGCCCTGAAGGGCGCCCATTTCGTCGAGCTGTGCTGCCAGCGCCGCATCCCGCTGGTGTTCCTGCAGAACATCACCGGCTTCATGGTCGGACGGAAATACGAGGCCGGCGGCATCGCCAAGGACGGCGCCAAGCTGGTCACCGCGGTCGCCTGCGCCCGCGTGCCGAAATTCACCGTCATCATCGGCGGCAGCTATGGCGCCGGCAATTACGGCATGTGCGGCCGGGCCTACTCACCCCGCTTCCTGTGGATGTGGCCGAACGCCCGCATCTCGGTGATGGGCGGCGAGCAAGCGGCCGGCGTGCTGGCCCAGGTCAAGCGCGACGCGATGGAGGCCCAGGGCAAGCCCTGGTCGGCCGAGGACGACGAGGCGCTGAAGGCGCCGATCCGCGCCCAGTTCGAGCGTGAGAGCCACGCCTATTACGCCAGCGCCCGCCTGTGGGACGATGGCATCATCGACCCGGCCGACACCCGCATGGTGCTTGGGCTGGGTCTGTCGGCGTCCTTGAACGCGCCGGTGCCGAAGACGCCCTTCGGCGTCTTCCGGATGTGA
- a CDS encoding acetyl/propionyl/methylcrotonyl-CoA carboxylase subunit alpha: MFDKILIANRGEIACRVIRTARRMGIRTVAVHSEADAHAMHVQMADEAVCIGPAPVGESYLRGDVILDVARRTGAQAIHPGYGFLSENAGFAAACAAAGVVFIGPPIDAIRVMGSKAESKRLMANADVPLVPGYHGTDQDFATLSAEAERIGYPVLVKASAGGGGKGMRVVRAAAELADAVAGAQREAKAAFGDDSLLLEKYLSRPRHVEIQVFCDTHGNGVYLFERDCSVQRRHQKVIEEAPAPNLPDDLRRRMGEAAVAAAKAVSYVGAGTVEFLYEDGGFYFIEMNTRLQVEHPVTEKITGLDLVEWQLRVASGAELPLRQDQLTRRGHAFEARLYAEDPQRDFLPAIGRLLRLRPPAETEHVRVDTGVREGDSVTMYYDPMIAKLIVWDEDRDSALRRLRVALAEYEVVGVTTNVAFLGAIAGHPAFRAVEIDTGFIERHRADLLPPPAPVADRALAAASLSVLLKRREEAQAALRARSDRHSPWLLANGWRLNEENHYDLRLMDGETAREVTLHFRGDDYEVAVDGGKPMPVTGVSLTDGVLTATLDGMRTRATVVRQGLDLTVLIDGAVSRLTLDDPSARAAEQEGGSGRLTAPMPGTVVRVLVEPGQSVEAGTPLMLLEAMKMEHTIKAPAAGTVSAVNFSAGDQVSEGVDLLVLDIAEA; this comes from the coding sequence ATGTTCGACAAAATTCTCATCGCCAACCGCGGTGAAATCGCCTGCCGGGTCATCCGCACCGCCCGCCGGATGGGCATCCGCACCGTCGCAGTCCATTCGGAGGCCGACGCGCACGCGATGCATGTCCAGATGGCCGACGAGGCCGTCTGCATCGGCCCGGCCCCGGTCGGCGAAAGCTATCTGCGCGGCGACGTCATCCTCGACGTCGCCAGGCGCACCGGCGCCCAGGCCATCCATCCCGGCTACGGCTTCCTGTCGGAGAATGCCGGCTTCGCCGCCGCATGCGCCGCGGCCGGCGTGGTCTTCATCGGCCCGCCGATCGACGCCATCCGCGTCATGGGGTCCAAGGCCGAGTCCAAGCGGCTGATGGCGAATGCCGACGTGCCGCTGGTGCCGGGCTATCACGGCACCGACCAGGATTTCGCCACCCTGTCGGCGGAGGCCGAGCGCATCGGCTACCCGGTGCTGGTCAAGGCGTCGGCCGGCGGTGGCGGCAAGGGCATGCGCGTGGTGCGCGCCGCCGCTGAATTGGCCGATGCGGTGGCGGGTGCCCAGCGCGAGGCCAAGGCCGCCTTCGGTGACGACAGCCTGCTGCTGGAGAAATATCTCAGCCGCCCGCGCCATGTCGAAATCCAGGTCTTCTGCGACACCCACGGCAACGGCGTCTATCTGTTCGAGCGCGACTGCTCGGTCCAGCGCCGCCACCAGAAGGTGATCGAGGAAGCGCCGGCCCCCAACCTCCCCGACGATCTCCGCCGCCGCATGGGCGAGGCCGCGGTGGCTGCCGCCAAGGCGGTGAGCTATGTCGGCGCCGGCACCGTCGAGTTCCTCTATGAGGATGGCGGCTTCTACTTCATCGAGATGAACACCCGCCTCCAGGTGGAGCATCCGGTGACCGAGAAGATCACCGGCCTCGATCTGGTCGAGTGGCAGTTGCGCGTCGCATCCGGGGCCGAGCTGCCCTTGCGCCAGGACCAGCTGACCCGCCGCGGCCATGCCTTCGAGGCGCGGCTCTACGCCGAGGATCCGCAGCGCGACTTCCTGCCCGCCATCGGCAGGCTGCTCCGCCTGCGCCCGCCGGCCGAGACCGAGCATGTCCGCGTCGACACCGGTGTCCGCGAAGGCGATTCGGTGACGATGTATTACGATCCGATGATCGCCAAGCTGATCGTCTGGGATGAGGACCGCGACAGCGCGCTGCGCCGCCTGCGGGTGGCGCTGGCCGAGTATGAGGTGGTCGGCGTCACCACCAATGTCGCCTTCCTCGGTGCCATCGCCGGCCATCCGGCCTTCCGGGCGGTGGAGATCGACACCGGTTTCATCGAGCGCCATCGCGCCGACCTGCTGCCGCCGCCGGCCCCGGTCGCCGACCGGGCGTTGGCCGCGGCCTCCCTGTCGGTGCTGTTGAAGCGCCGGGAGGAGGCCCAGGCCGCGCTGCGCGCCCGTTCCGACCGTCATTCCCCCTGGCTGCTCGCCAATGGCTGGCGGCTGAACGAGGAGAACCATTACGACTTGCGCCTGATGGACGGCGAGACGGCGCGCGAGGTGACGCTGCATTTCCGCGGCGACGATTACGAGGTCGCGGTGGATGGCGGCAAGCCGATGCCGGTGACCGGCGTCAGCCTGACGGACGGCGTGCTGACCGCGACGCTGGACGGCATGCGCACCCGCGCCACCGTGGTCCGGCAGGGGCTGGACCTCACCGTGCTGATCGACGGCGCGGTATCGCGCCTGACGCTGGACGACCCCAGCGCCCGCGCGGCGGAGCAGGAGGGCGGGTCCGGCCGCCTGACCGCGCCGATGCCGGGCACCGTCGTCCGCGTGCTGGTCGAGCCCGGCCAGAGCGTGGAGGCCGGCACGCCGCTGATGCTGCTGGAAGCCATGAAGATGGAGCACACCATCAAGGCGCCGGCCGCCGGCACCGTCAGCGCCGTGAATTTCTCGGCAGGGGATCAGGTGTCGGAAGGCGTCGACCTGCTGGTTCTCGACATCGCGGAGGCGTGA
- a CDS encoding sensor histidine kinase — protein sequence MALLPTDLAMRAHGRASARLLWLWRSMASRLLLLTLVFVAVPVLLYDQFQRADEATQQLLLKSAQRQGELIARALEPELLGVDRAALPGLSGALARYGDDRTRLKLLVRPRVSAAGLGASSSGVRAGPEPFFYVAAAPSLSTADIDAERRLLLEQGVLDRLGSSCAGNATLAMRVPHIEGGEEVLSSITPIKTSFGCWALVTSHATEAYISSSLGRPYWSTPAVQAAAAIYLAMAALVLAVLAGIWRNLNRFGDLARGIVGGEDCTDRKGRSASFAARNTVPELAGVAEDFDRLVATLRDSAQSLRRAAEDNAHAFKTPIAVIRQSVEPLRRALPAENARSQRALTMIEKSLDKLDGLVSFARRMDEAAADLLAPSRRRVDLSALVERMAGGYTGLLAEQRLHMRSRIDAGLVVRASEETLETIVENLVENAVSFSPPDAAVSVRLTRNGPWAELVVDDEGPGVDPANLDRIFDRYFSHREPGRGMPEDEAAAHQAGAAHFGIGLWIVRRNIEAFGGRVRAENRPAGGLRMTVALPLAA from the coding sequence ATGGCGCTGCTGCCGACTGACCTTGCGATGCGGGCGCATGGACGGGCGTCCGCCCGCCTGCTCTGGCTGTGGCGCTCGATGGCGAGCCGCCTGCTGCTGCTCACCCTCGTCTTCGTCGCGGTTCCGGTCCTGCTCTACGACCAGTTCCAGCGGGCCGACGAGGCGACGCAGCAGCTCCTGCTGAAAAGCGCCCAGCGCCAGGGCGAGCTGATCGCCCGCGCGCTGGAACCCGAGCTGCTGGGCGTCGACCGCGCCGCCCTTCCCGGCCTCAGCGGCGCGCTCGCCCGCTACGGCGACGACCGCACCCGGCTGAAGCTGCTGGTCCGGCCGCGCGTCTCGGCGGCGGGGCTCGGGGCGTCCTCCTCCGGCGTCAGGGCCGGGCCGGAACCCTTCTTCTACGTCGCCGCCGCCCCCAGCCTGTCCACCGCCGACATCGACGCCGAACGGCGCCTGCTGCTCGAACAGGGGGTGCTCGACCGGCTGGGATCGAGCTGCGCCGGCAACGCCACCCTGGCGATGCGCGTCCCCCATATCGAAGGCGGCGAGGAGGTGCTGTCCTCCATCACGCCGATCAAGACCAGCTTCGGCTGCTGGGCGCTGGTCACCAGCCACGCCACCGAGGCCTACATCTCCTCCTCGCTCGGCCGGCCCTATTGGAGCACGCCGGCGGTGCAGGCCGCCGCGGCGATCTATCTGGCGATGGCGGCGCTGGTGCTGGCCGTGCTGGCCGGCATCTGGCGCAACCTGAACCGCTTCGGCGACCTTGCGCGCGGCATTGTCGGCGGCGAGGACTGCACCGACCGGAAGGGCCGCAGCGCCTCCTTCGCCGCGCGCAACACCGTGCCGGAACTGGCGGGGGTGGCGGAGGATTTCGACCGCCTGGTCGCCACGCTGCGCGACAGCGCCCAGTCGCTGCGCCGCGCCGCGGAGGACAACGCCCACGCCTTCAAGACGCCGATCGCCGTGATCCGCCAATCGGTGGAGCCGCTGCGCCGTGCCCTGCCGGCGGAGAACGCCCGCAGCCAGCGGGCGCTGACGATGATCGAGAAGTCGCTGGACAAGCTGGATGGCCTCGTCTCCTTTGCCCGCCGCATGGACGAGGCGGCGGCCGACCTGCTGGCCCCCTCGCGCCGCCGCGTCGACCTGTCGGCGCTGGTGGAACGGATGGCCGGCGGCTACACCGGTCTGCTCGCCGAACAGCGGCTGCACATGCGCTCGCGCATCGACGCCGGTCTGGTGGTGCGCGCCAGCGAGGAGACGCTGGAAACCATCGTCGAGAATCTGGTGGAGAATGCCGTCAGCTTCTCGCCGCCCGACGCGGCGGTCAGCGTGCGGCTGACCCGCAACGGCCCCTGGGCCGAGCTGGTGGTGGATGACGAGGGGCCGGGCGTCGATCCCGCCAACCTGGACCGCATCTTCGATCGCTACTTCTCCCACCGCGAACCCGGCCGCGGCATGCCGGAGGACGAGGCGGCGGCCCATCAGGCGGGGGCGGCGCATTTCGGCATCGGGCTGTGGATCGTGCGGCGCAACATCGAGGCCTTCGGCGGCCGGGTGCGCGCGGAGAACCGGCCGGCCGGCGGCCTGCGGATGACGGTGGCGCTGCCGCTGGCGGCGTGA
- a CDS encoding type II toxin-antitoxin system PrlF family antitoxin, which produces MITSKLTSKAQTTIPQPVRVALGLHEGDEIAYSIEDGRVILTRAVMETGDDPFRTFAEWNSDADRRAYADL; this is translated from the coding sequence ATGATCACCAGCAAGCTTACCAGCAAAGCGCAAACCACCATCCCGCAGCCTGTGCGCGTCGCCCTCGGCCTGCATGAGGGCGACGAGATCGCCTACAGCATCGAGGACGGGCGCGTCATCCTGACACGCGCCGTTATGGAAACTGGTGACGATCCGTTCCGCACCTTCGCCGAATGGAACAGCGATGCCGATCGGCGCGCCTATGCCGACCTTTGA
- a CDS encoding acyl-CoA dehydrogenase has translation MHLTEEQTMVRDMARAFAQDRLAPTAAERDRSSAFPKAELAEMGELGLMGMLVPEEFGGAATDHVAYALAIEEIAAGDGAVSTIMSVHNSVGCMPILKFGTDAQKDRFLKAMARGEMLGAFCLTEPQAGSDASAIKTRARRDGDHWILNGTKQFITSGSQADVAIVFAVTDPAAGKKGLSAFIVPTDTPGYQVARTEEKLGQHCSDTCQIVFEDCRVPAELMLGAEGAGYKVALANLEGGRIGIASQSVGMARAALDHAVRYAQERQSMGVPIVQHQAVAFRLADMATRVEAARQLVLHAASLRDAGVPCMKEAAMAKLFASEMAEKVCSDAIQVHGGYGYLNDFPVERIYRDVRVCQIYEGTSDIQRLVISRALTQ, from the coding sequence ATGCACCTGACCGAAGAACAGACCATGGTCCGCGACATGGCCCGCGCCTTCGCGCAGGATCGGCTCGCCCCGACCGCCGCCGAGCGCGACCGCAGCAGCGCCTTCCCCAAGGCGGAACTTGCCGAGATGGGCGAGCTCGGCCTGATGGGCATGCTGGTGCCGGAGGAGTTCGGCGGCGCCGCCACCGACCATGTCGCCTACGCGCTCGCCATCGAGGAGATCGCCGCCGGCGACGGTGCGGTTTCCACCATCATGAGCGTCCACAACTCGGTCGGCTGCATGCCGATCCTGAAATTCGGCACCGACGCCCAGAAGGACCGTTTCCTGAAAGCCATGGCACGCGGCGAGATGCTGGGCGCCTTCTGCCTGACCGAGCCGCAGGCGGGGTCCGACGCCTCGGCGATCAAGACCCGCGCCCGGCGCGACGGCGACCATTGGATTCTGAACGGCACCAAGCAGTTCATCACCTCCGGCTCCCAGGCCGACGTCGCCATCGTCTTCGCCGTGACCGACCCGGCGGCGGGCAAGAAGGGGCTCAGCGCCTTCATCGTGCCGACCGATACCCCCGGTTATCAGGTGGCGCGGACCGAGGAGAAGCTGGGCCAGCACTGCTCCGACACCTGCCAGATCGTCTTCGAGGACTGCCGGGTTCCCGCCGAGCTGATGCTCGGGGCCGAGGGCGCCGGCTACAAGGTGGCGCTGGCGAACCTGGAGGGCGGGCGCATCGGCATCGCCAGCCAGTCGGTCGGCATGGCGCGTGCCGCGCTCGACCATGCCGTCCGCTATGCCCAGGAGCGCCAGAGCATGGGCGTGCCGATCGTCCAGCATCAGGCCGTCGCCTTTCGCCTCGCCGACATGGCGACCCGGGTGGAGGCGGCGCGCCAGCTCGTCCTGCATGCCGCCTCCCTGCGCGACGCCGGGGTGCCCTGCATGAAGGAGGCGGCGATGGCCAAGCTGTTCGCCTCGGAGATGGCGGAGAAGGTGTGTTCCGACGCCATCCAGGTCCATGGCGGCTACGGCTATCTCAACGATTTCCCGGTCGAGCGCATCTATCGCGACGTCCGGGTCTGCCAGATCTACGAGGGCACCAGCGACATCCAGCGGCTGGTCATCAGCCGCGCCCTCACCCAGTAA
- a CDS encoding response regulator transcription factor has protein sequence MTEPTIARIALVDDDDLFRESLSLNLGDEGYEVVTFDRGEPALDFFAAGGVVDIVLLDWRMPKLDGIDVLRQMRARGIDVPVIFLTVLSDQIYEEAALAGGALDFVEKSRSLSILLKRMRLILDGTKGDGAKGAAEEGEAAGSATLHRLGELELRLDNSRAFWKGKRIDLTLTEFNIVKLMSTRPEEDVSYREIYDLVHGKGFMAGYGPSGYRANVRAFIKRIRQKFRSVDAGFACIENYPGFGYRWGKGDDAANQGRDEDGIGDGVGEDMLIDGAAAD, from the coding sequence ATGACCGAACCGACCATTGCCCGCATCGCCCTGGTGGATGACGACGACCTGTTCCGCGAGTCGCTCAGCCTCAACCTCGGCGACGAGGGGTACGAGGTCGTCACCTTCGACCGCGGTGAGCCGGCGCTGGATTTCTTCGCCGCCGGCGGGGTGGTCGACATCGTCCTGCTGGACTGGCGCATGCCCAAGCTGGACGGCATCGACGTCCTGCGCCAGATGCGCGCCCGCGGCATCGACGTGCCGGTCATCTTCCTGACCGTCCTGTCCGACCAGATCTATGAAGAGGCGGCGCTGGCCGGCGGCGCGCTGGACTTCGTCGAGAAGTCGCGCAGCCTGTCGATCCTGCTGAAGCGCATGCGCCTGATCCTGGACGGCACCAAGGGGGACGGTGCCAAGGGCGCGGCCGAGGAGGGGGAGGCCGCCGGCAGCGCCACGCTCCACCGCCTGGGCGAGCTGGAGCTGCGCCTGGACAACAGCCGCGCCTTCTGGAAGGGCAAGCGCATCGACCTGACGCTGACCGAGTTCAACATCGTCAAGCTGATGTCGACCCGCCCGGAAGAGGACGTGTCCTATCGCGAGATCTACGACCTCGTCCATGGCAAGGGCTTCATGGCCGGCTACGGCCCGTCGGGCTACCGTGCCAACGTCCGCGCCTTCATCAAGCGCATCCGCCAGAAGTTCCGTTCGGTCGACGCCGGCTTCGCCTGCATCGAGAATTATCCCGGCTTCGGCTACCGCTGGGGCAAGGGCGACGATGCGGCCAACCAGGGCCGCGACGAGGATGGTATCGGGGACGGTGTTGGCGAGGATATGCTGATCGATGGCGCTGCTGCCGACTGA
- a CDS encoding enoyl-CoA hydratase/isomerase family protein yields MTDILRNDILVDIADTGVATVTMNRGDVHNAFNEQVIANLTSAFRRVGEDPAVRVVLLRGVGRSFSAGADLSWMKRMAGYSHAENLADAMGLATMLRTLDECPKPTVAVVQGPAFGGGVGLVSACDIAIGVESATFALSEVRLGIIPAAISPYVIAAIGERACRRYFLTGERFSAAEAHRIGLLHELTDADGLEDAVAKMVKSLTDSAPTAVSAAKDLIRAVARRPLTEEVMRDTAERIARQRASAEGKEGVGAFLEKRTPSWRS; encoded by the coding sequence ATGACCGACATTCTCCGAAACGATATTCTGGTCGACATCGCCGACACCGGCGTCGCCACCGTCACCATGAACCGCGGCGACGTCCACAACGCCTTCAACGAGCAGGTCATCGCGAACCTCACCTCCGCCTTCCGCCGGGTCGGCGAGGATCCGGCGGTGCGCGTCGTCCTGCTGCGCGGGGTGGGCAGGAGCTTCTCGGCCGGGGCCGACCTGTCCTGGATGAAGAGGATGGCCGGCTACTCCCACGCGGAGAATCTGGCCGACGCCATGGGCCTCGCCACCATGCTGCGCACGCTTGACGAATGCCCGAAGCCGACGGTCGCCGTGGTGCAGGGTCCGGCCTTCGGCGGCGGCGTGGGCCTCGTGTCGGCCTGCGACATCGCCATCGGCGTCGAGAGCGCGACCTTCGCCCTGTCGGAGGTGCGGCTGGGCATCATCCCCGCCGCCATCAGCCCCTATGTCATCGCCGCCATCGGCGAGCGCGCCTGCCGCCGCTATTTCCTGACCGGCGAGCGGTTCAGCGCGGCGGAGGCCCACCGCATCGGTCTGCTGCATGAGCTGACCGACGCCGACGGTCTGGAAGACGCGGTGGCGAAGATGGTGAAGAGCCTGACGGACAGCGCCCCGACCGCGGTCAGCGCCGCCAAGGATCTGATCCGCGCCGTCGCCCGCCGGCCGCTGACCGAGGAGGTCATGCGCGACACGGCGGAGCGCATCGCCCGCCAGCGCGCCAGCGCCGAAGGCAAGGAGGGCGTTGGCGCCTTCCTCGAAAAACGCACCCCGTCCTGGCGGAGCTGA